In Cercospora beticola chromosome 3, complete sequence, the following proteins share a genomic window:
- a CDS encoding uncharacterized protein (antiSMASH:Cluster_9), protein MHTRNGVLEIVVDMEASGDHSRLGELKRAYYGGVTGWGEVLNSSHPATPYSHGLQGTNQPRNYLYVHILIALLLGLMALTLAYRWLHTYHAYYRRKRTVNGSPEVQSRFMHNFTFFWPWIKRHIVFAPLFKTRHKEAIRLSEGFAIGGLPTRYNAVLLVLYLGSNIAYCVAVDWHHMPPAALVAELRGRFGVLAAWNLIPTILFALRNNPLIPLLRISYDTFNLFHRWCARIMTLEALLHAIMWAINAFQSGGFEQVQLSLATSTSFAFGLLAVCAFATISLTAFAPLRHAFYETFIASHRILVLVGLIGTYIHLDKARLEIVMYIELCFLLWILEWVLRTFRIMYFNFGGTRAVTRISVQALPAEACLLTFHLSRSWRWKPGCHVHVYMPNMSLASSHPFSVAWVTDCSGDDEQKLPGPEDESLDEKTLVELSKKRSCMKLSNFLRRNKIAEVQTTEGCENTAVATRKTSNPVMKGVNASSVSLVVKAREGFTRHLYDKASAQPKRQFSTWGAIEGPYGGYHTLSSYGTVVLFAGGVGITHCIDCVHYLVRQYRAGTASAQKILLVWSVRDFETIQWISKWIIEIWDLLGEDAKGVLRIHMYVTRAGGVTQYVPSYGEYMQVSWGRCVPKEIVTSELEQRIGAVGVTVCGPGMFADCVRAATRSVMQEGCVDFIEEAFTT, encoded by the coding sequence ATGCACACACGCAATGGAGTCCTCGAGATCGTTGTCGATATGGAAGCATCAGGAGATCACTCAAGACTGGGCGAACTCAAACGAGCCTACTATGGTGGCGTCACAGGCTGGGGAGAGGTGCTCAACTCAAGTCACCCAGCAACACCTTACAGCCATGGACTTCAAGGGACCAACCAGCCCAGAAACTACCTCTACGTGCATATCCTCATCGCATTATTACTGGGACTCATGGCCCTCACCCTGGCCTACAGATGGCTCCACACCTACCACGCATACTACCGAAGAAAACGTACCGTCAACGGCTCGCCGGAAGTGCAGTCACGTTTCATGCACAACTTCACATTCTTCTGGCCGTGGATCAAGCGCCACATCGTCTTCGCACCGCTTTTCAAGACACGGCATAAGGAAGCGATTCGTCTTTCGGAAGGCTTCGCGATTGGTGGCCTACCAACAAGATACAACGCCGTCCTACTTGTCCTCTATCTGGGAAGCAATATCGCATATTGTGTCGCGGTAGACTGGCATCATATGCCACCTGCTGCACTCGTCGCCGAACTTCGTGGTCGCTTCGGCGTGTTGGCAGCCTGGAACCTCATCCCGACCATCCTCTTCGCCTTACGCAACAATCCTCTGATTCCGCTGCTGCGAATCTCATACGACACTTTCAACTTATTCCATCGATGGTGTGCCCGAATCATGACGCTCGAGGCGCTCCTGCATGCTATTATGTGGGCGATCAACGCCTTTCAGAGTGGCGGATTCGAGCAAGTACAACTTTCGCTGGCCACAAGCACGAGTTTTGCATTTGGACTATTGGCCGTTTGCGCCTTCGCCACGATCTCATTGACCGCATTCGCACCTTTGAGACATGCCTTTTACGAGACATTCATCGCTTCGCACAGGATACTGGTCTTGGTGGGCTTGATCGGCACCTACATCCACCTGGACAAAGCACGTCTTGAGATTGTCATGTATATTGAGTTGTGCTTCCTGCTTTGGATTCTGGAATGGGTATTGCGCACCTTCCGAATCATGTACTTCAACTTTGGGGGCACGAGAGCAGTAACGAGAATCAGCGTCCAGGCTCTTCCAGCAGAAGCATGCCTGCTTACTTTTCATCTAAGTCGGTCCTGGCGCTGGAAGCCTGGATGTCATGTGCATGTCTACATGCCTAACATGTCTCTGGCTTCGAGCCACCCTTTCTCTGTAGCATGGGTAACTGACTGCAGTGGCGACGATGAACAGAAGTTGCCTGGTCCGGAAGACGAGTCACTGGACGAGAAGACTCTCGTTGAATTGAGCAAAAAGCGATCGTGCATGAAGCTATCAAATTTCCTGCGCCGAAACAAAATTGCCGAAGTGCAGACTACCGAGGGCTGTGAAAACACCGCGGTGGCCACTCGAAAAACGTCGAATCCAGTCATGAAAGGCGTCAATGCCAGCTCCGTCAGCCTGGTTGTGAAAGCGCGAGAAGGCTTTACGAGACATTTGTATGACAAGGCCAGTGCACAACCCAAAAGACAATTCAGCACCTGGGGTGCTATTGAGGGTCCCTATGGTGGCTACCACACTCTCAGCTCCTATGGAACAGTCGTCCTCTTTGCCGGCGGTGTAGGCATAACGCATTGCATCGACTGCGTCCATTACTTGGTACGGCAGTATCGAGCAGGCACTGCGAGCGCACAGAAAATACTGCTAGTGTGGTCCGTCCGCGACTTTGAGACAATTCAGTGGATCAGCAAGTGGATTATCGAGATCTGGGACCTCCTTGGCGAAGATGCCAAAGGCGTCTTGCGAATCCACATGTATGTCACACGAGCGGGTGGCGTCACGCAGTACGTGCCCAGCTATGGTGAGTACATGCAAGTGTCGTGGGGACGCTGTGTGCCCAAGGAGATCGTCACATCAGAGCTGGAGCAAAGGATTGGTGCTGTCGGCGTAACAGTGTGTGGACCTGGAATGTTTGCGGACTGTGTCAGAGCTGCGACCAGGTCGGTCATGCAGGAAGGTTGTGTTGATTTCATCGAAGAAGCATTTACTACATAG